A single Oncorhynchus nerka isolate Pitt River linkage group LG10, Oner_Uvic_2.0, whole genome shotgun sequence DNA region contains:
- the LOC115136348 gene encoding uncharacterized protein LOC115136348, translating into MDKLRKIRIVLTEILSADASYILQHVHQEDLVTPREYRSLHNVSKLHPEESIVGLLDSLLMKGGDEKCTRFLTLLQKPLIRSTYSKLEEIKHIDIAPAPSSPAPPDDVRACASSTVHTRRPTTSGSNIPTTPVKKNSRRSTTACGTITDVSKVKIGKTGGKYYQAVLNQEDGPMVILILDLEKRNIFLGAEKRRSSVKLKRISFEKLGINKYQEGIKFTNTSELTYTRVKNPIKMEPTADEKE; encoded by the exons ATGGATAAATTGAGAAAGATAAGGATAGTTCTGACAGAAATCTTGTCAGCGGACGCCAGTTACATCCTTCAGCATGTACACCAGGAGGACCTGGTGACTCCACGCGAATACAGGAGCCTGCACAATGTCAGTAAATTACATCCAGAAGAATCCATTGTCGGTCTGCTGGATTCACTCCTAATGAAAGGAGGAGATGAGAAATGCACTAGATTCCTGACCCTGTTGCAGAAGCCACTCATCAGATCAACCTACTCCAAACTGGAAGAAATCAAACACAT CGACATAGCTCCGGCACCCAGTAGCCCAGCACCCCCAGACGATGTCCGAGCCTGTGCCTCCTCCACAGTCCACACCCGTCGCCCAACCACATCAG GTTCAAACATTCCAACTACTCCTGTGAAAAAGAATAGCCGGAGAAGTACCACTGCGTGTGGAACCATCACAGACGTTTCTAAAGTGAAGATCGGGAAGACGGGGGGGAAATACTACCAAGCTGTTCTAAACCAAGAGGATGGGCCCATGGTCATTCTCATTTTGGATCTAGAGAAACGAAATATCTTTCTAGGAGCAGAGAAGAGAAG GTCTTCTGTAAAGTTGAAGAGAATCTCATTCGAGAAACTTGGAATTAACAAGTACCAAGAGGGGATAAAGTTCACAAACACATCTGAATTGACTTACACAAGAGTCAAAAACCCTATAAAGATGGAACCCACTGCTGATGAAAAAGAAtaa